In a single window of the Patescibacteria group bacterium genome:
- a CDS encoding His/Gly/Thr/Pro-type tRNA ligase C-terminal domain-containing protein: MKLSKLFTKTTKDISSQTESINAQLLTKAGFIYQEMAGVYAYLPLGMKVIKKIEAIIRAEMDKIGEELLLPALSGRERWHATKRHDAIDVLMSTKGANEASMSKSTAEYILSPTHEELITPIAKQFRTSYKDFPFALYQIQTKFRNEARAKSGLLRGREFIMKDLYSFHTSEAELNKFYEIAKQSYVNIFEMLGLGSDTFITLASGGDFTKEYSHEFQTLLESGEDVIYLDRTNNIAYNKEIVTPEDAKKLGVDFDKLEQVKASEVANIFPLGTKFSESLNYKYSAEDNSQNMVWMGCYGIGISRLMGVIAEKFADEKGLVWPQSVAPFTYHIIALSDDENINAGQKVYDILGSENCLFDDRNGTSTGSKFADADLIGCPIQIVVSKKTLEKNSVEFMSRTGKFDSYMCKITDINKYYNYHTTYYLH, encoded by the coding sequence ATGAAGCTATCTAAATTATTCACCAAGACAACTAAAGACATCTCGTCTCAGACAGAATCAATTAATGCTCAATTGCTAACCAAGGCAGGGTTTATTTACCAAGAAATGGCTGGAGTTTATGCGTATTTACCTTTAGGGATGAAAGTCATTAAAAAAATTGAAGCCATTATCAGGGCAGAAATGGACAAGATTGGGGAGGAGTTATTGCTGCCAGCCCTTTCTGGCCGTGAGCGCTGGCATGCCACTAAGCGCCATGATGCTATAGATGTGTTGATGAGCACCAAAGGTGCCAACGAAGCGTCCATGTCAAAAAGTACCGCCGAGTATATATTGAGTCCGACTCATGAAGAGCTTATTACGCCAATAGCAAAGCAGTTCCGCACCAGCTACAAGGATTTTCCGTTCGCCTTATATCAAATCCAAACTAAATTCCGCAATGAGGCCAGAGCTAAATCTGGCTTACTCAGAGGCCGAGAGTTTATCATGAAGGATCTCTACAGCTTCCATACGAGTGAGGCAGAATTGAATAAATTCTATGAAATCGCCAAGCAGAGCTATGTTAATATCTTTGAAATGCTCGGACTTGGCAGTGATACTTTTATTACGCTTGCCTCGGGGGGCGACTTTACGAAAGAGTATTCGCACGAGTTCCAGACTTTACTGGAGAGTGGCGAAGATGTAATTTATTTAGACCGCACCAATAACATTGCTTACAATAAAGAAATTGTAACTCCTGAAGATGCTAAAAAACTAGGCGTAGATTTTGATAAGCTCGAGCAGGTAAAAGCTAGCGAAGTAGCTAATATATTCCCACTAGGTACAAAATTTTCAGAAAGTCTTAACTATAAATATTCGGCCGAAGATAACTCACAAAATATGGTCTGGATGGGCTGTTATGGGATTGGGATATCTAGGCTTATGGGTGTCATAGCAGAAAAGTTTGCTGATGAAAAAGGCTTGGTGTGGCCACAATCGGTGGCTCCATTTACCTACCACATCATAGCTCTTTCAGATGATGAGAATATTAATGCTGGCCAAAAGGTATATGATATTTTAGGCTCGGAAAATTGCCTCTTTGATGATAGAAATGGCACTAGTACTGGATCAAAATTCGCCGATGCTGATCTTATCGGATGCCCAATACAAATTGTTGTTAGCAAAAAGACCCTAGAGAAAAATAGCGTAGAGTTTATGAGCCGCACTGGCAAATTCGATAGCTACATGTGCAAAATTACTGACATCAATAAGTATTATAACTATCATACAACTTATTATCTTCATTAG
- a CDS encoding DUF1761 domain-containing protein, whose product MLNLISTNLVAILASTLSAIVVAGIWYSPAVFGNLWQKEAGIKKKDIRASFARKSVIALVMIFVTAVVLQRFLIITNPSSVFEAIKVAVWIWAGFVATYVIAGGVFEKVSARLMIIDLSGQILILSTMSAVLYILAS is encoded by the coding sequence ATGCTTAACTTGATATCAACAAACTTAGTAGCAATTTTGGCCTCCACTCTATCGGCAATAGTAGTGGCTGGGATATGGTATTCCCCAGCGGTATTTGGTAATTTATGGCAGAAAGAAGCCGGTATTAAAAAGAAGGATATCAGAGCATCGTTTGCCAGGAAGTCTGTCATTGCCCTAGTTATGATTTTTGTCACTGCAGTGGTGCTTCAGCGTTTCCTAATTATCACCAACCCTAGTAGTGTATTTGAAGCAATTAAGGTCGCTGTATGGATCTGGGCTGGATTCGTCGCCACATATGTTATCGCTGGTGGAGTATTCGAGAAGGTTTCCGCAAGACTTATGATTATTGATCTGTCAGGCCAGATACTAATACTATCCACTATGAGCGCCGTATTATATATTTTAGCTAGTTAG